AATGTGTGCAGGCTAAACTGTTTTTTCCTTACTATTAATTTTACTTCTTACAACAAAGCGGCTGGTGACCCGTGTTTTCTCATGAAGCCTCAGATAGTCCAGCCCTCTGACCCCCATGAAATAAAGCACCCATGCTAATGCTGCTGGGGTATTTAAGTGGGGAGAGATGGCCTTGGCAGAGTGCTGCTCTTTGGGAATCCCCAACAAGgaaatctccctcctcccccaaagaaaaaaaccaaaccagagAATTTACCGGCCACGGCATGTTCAGCTACACCCTGAGACCCCTGTTCTGGAGCTATTCTCTGAGCAGGGCTGTTAATCTGATGGGCCCCTTCATTGCTCATCTGAGTGGGTGGAAGTCACTTGGCCACTCACAGCACCTGCACCGTGTTAATGGGCCAAGGAGGTGGGGTTGGATCTGGATTAGGTCtaggctggggttggggttgaTGGTGGAGATCTTATGAGATCCGTTTTTCTCTGGAGAGCCAAACCTGGGCCATGAAacgggccttttcctgttttGGATCCAATGCAGAACTCACTGCAGGAGCCAGGAAGGTCTTGTGGTTACGGCACAGGTGAGCTGGGTTCTTTCACCATATCTGCTACGGAGTCACCTCGTGGGACCTGAGGTAAATCACTTACTATCTCTGGGCTTCTGTCTCCAGTGCTGCAGTGGGGAAAGCAGCACCTTCCTTTTCCTGCCCCTTGTCTGTCTCGGCTTCTTAGGCAGCAGGTTCTGTGCGGTAGGGACTGTCCAGtaccagtgcctagcacaatggggcccagacaCTGTTGTGTCCTCTAGCACCCTGTAAAAATGATAACGAAGAAGTAAATGGATGGAGTGATGAACATGAGACCCTTGCCTTGAAGGGGTTTGGATCTGAGATACCACTTCAGGTCCATGCCTAGTGTTAAAACTGTATAAACATTCCCTCCCCATGTTTTAACTCTTCGTGAATTTGGGCACAGCCAGTTCTTTTCCTGAGCGATGGCTCAAGCAGCAGGGCAGGCTCTGAACGTGTTAATTACGCATGTGCCAGTTGTTTCTGTTTCCTGTTGTGACTTCTcattttcctttgccagctgAGCTGGCTGAGCTCAAACCATTGTTGTTAATCCCACAGGGCTGACTGGTCTCCAACCTACAGCCCTGTAAATGGCTTTCTGCATGTCGGCGTGGCTTCAGCTGCTGAGCTTGTTGCTGGGTGTCTCTTCCATGGACAAGTCAGGTGAGTACAAAGCGGGCAAGCGATGTGGGCTTTGCAATACAATTTGGCTGGGCTAAGGAGCAGAGAAAGAAATCAGCCAGTTAGGGATCTCCGTGCAGGGGGAAGACAGAGACAGATAACTATTTATAATAaagagtgtgtgcgtgtgtgtgtgtgtaaaaaaaagtCCCTGTTTGAtggtttcctctccctcccttccccttttgCACGTTACGTGTCTTTTCGGgttataagctctttggagcgGGATCGTGTCCATGTGTTTCTACAGTGTTCAGCTGCGCCCGTCTTGACTGGGTCCTCTGAGCACTGGGGTAACAAAAGTGTTTAAAATAACCGCAGAGCATTTACCCACACGGGGAGGCTGGGATGCAGTGTTGCAAGGTGAAAGGTCTTTCCATGTATTTCCCAGTGAATGGGACTCAACTCTGCAAAAACATCACAGTTCTTGGACTCTTTCCCAGGAGCTCCTCTGCAGTTTTCCTCCAGGTACATGCCCACAGCACAGACCAGGCAGCACACGCATGTCCTGCGCACTTTCCTTGCACCCAGCCCTGCACTGCTGTGACCTccctcctgcagagctgggctgcatGGAGTCCCGGCAGAGCTGCTCCCATATTGCCTGCTCGGTTTTACAGCAGAGCACCGAGAGATGTCAGTCCTGGAAGAGCTGCTGGAACCCAGCTTCTTAAACAGCAGCAGACCCTGGACAGAAAACTCCTGAAAACCATTGTACTTAGAAACGAGtcctccccgcctcttcccgcatTTGCTGCCTCTCCGGGGGCTTATTCCCTCTCAGCGAGATCTGCAGGGGAACAGGGTCTTGGTCTGAGCAGAGATCTGACCCGTccgcttccccctcccctctccctttgcCATCACAGCTCTGATGAtctcccagcccagctgctcccAGTGGGCAATAACCAGCAATAACGCATGACCTCTTCAAGAGACAAAGTTCCTGCTTTCGTGCGACCACCCCgagtttataaataaaaaaaggggaagagaaatgcACAGCCATAACTTGCAGAGTCTCTCTGCGCGGAATGTGGTTTCCAGGTTTGCATGTTCGGCACAAGCAACACGAGGAGCCAGTTTTGCCGCGGCGGAGCAGGTGTCTTCACCAGCATCCAGCCAGGAACATGGCAACGCACGACCTGCCCCAGACTCTGCGCCGAGAGAACCAGACTCAGCCCCTTTGCCCTAACAGCCATGGGATGTGCCCAGGGTGGCTCTCTGAATTCTTTCGATGAGGCAGGGGAAAGGGCAGGCTttgttctgcccccagcagcacTAACCCCAAACATTGTGGATCTTGAAGGATCCATCGGAGACCGTGGCCACCAGCCTCCAAGCTCAGCGGCTTCATGCCGACCCCAGGGCTTTCttcagccctccccagcccctggcagcacagctccctggGAACCCCACTGCCAAGGCTGCCTCGGCCCCACAGCTGCTCCCCGGATGCCCATAAGGGCTCGATGCCATGGAGCGAAGCTCCAGAAGACGGTGCATGGGGGCTGCTGGGCAGCGTTGCCACAGGGTTTGGGGGGACATAATCCCATTGGATCTAAGGGCTACCAATCCCAACACAAGCCAGTTCAAGAGCAGAGTCTGGGCCTGTGGGCCAAAGCATCCAGCCAGCCTCAACAAGGCATCTGATAGGGCATGCAAATTGTGCACTCCCCCTACCCACCACCCCCACAAATCTTTGCACATGCAGTCCCGGAGTTGTGCACATGAATTGGGTAATTTGGTGCCCAACCACCCATCTGCCAGGGCAAACGCCCATCTGTACCTGCTGATTTCAGACATGCCAGCGTGGAGGCCCAGGCTGGGAATTTGCCCCGGGGTTGTAACTTGGTTTTTGTTTACAGCACAAGGAACATTAAAGGTTCAGGTGGGAACAACCCCCCATCTTGATTTCCCGGGACTCAGCAAGGTGAGGGGTTTAAGTAGGCTGGAGCAGAGTGCCGGGAGGTAAACGGTTAAACCCAACAGACGTCAGAGTGCCCAGATCTACTGAGGGCTTCCGAAACCATGTCTCCCGTTCCTCGTGGGTGGAGAGGAAAGTCTCACCGACCACGCTGGGAGAACTGTGCAAATAATACACAATATCAGGAATAATAACAACGCATTACCCCTGTCGTTAACTAAAACCCTCCCACTGTCTCTGCGCtgcaggggccgggggggccgAGGAGTTCcggctgctgcagccccaggacgCCGTGTCGGTGTCCGCGGGAGAGACTCTCActctgacctgctctgtgaccgGGGTCGCTCCAGCAGGAGGCGTGAAGTGGTTCAAGGACTCGGGCGGGGGCCGGCAGCTCGTTTATGCAGACACGGGATCATCCCCCCGGGTGACGCGGGCTGCGAatggctctgacacagacttcacCATCCGCATCAGTGACACCCGCCCCGCGGACGCCGGGACCTATCGCTGTGTGAAGTTTAAGAAGGGGTCGGGAGCCGATGGGGAGATCAGATCCGGCGCGGGCACGGCCGTGACTGTGAGCGGTGAGGGCGAGCTCCCGTCCCAGCCACacgcccctgccccccgggggctgggaccagggcGGGGAACAAACCCAGCTCAAACTCTTCCTGCCCATTCTGTTAGCTATTCTTGTAGCTGTAACATGCCTTGTGCGGTAGAGAAGACACCGGATTCAGCAGTAACAGAGATAAGGATGAATCTCAGCAAGGCTGCAGGACGCAGGCACCCCCTGCGGTTCTCCAGcttccagactaacacagcccgGGCTGCCCAGTGTCACCACGCAGCGCCCCTGGATCCTGGCCTGGGTTTTTaacgtagattccaaggccagaagggacctttgtgtctagtctgacttcctgtatagcacaggcca
This sequence is a window from Eretmochelys imbricata isolate rEreImb1 chromosome 13, rEreImb1.hap1, whole genome shotgun sequence. Protein-coding genes within it:
- the LOC144273583 gene encoding signal-regulatory protein beta-1-like isoform X2, yielding MAFCMSAWLQLLSLLLGVSSMDKSGAGGAEEFRLLQPQDAVSVSAGETLTLTCSVTGVAPAGGVKWFKDSGGGRQLVYADTGSSPRVTRAANGSDTDFTIRISDTRPADAGTYRCVKFKKGSGADGEIRSGAGTAVTVSDRHQVAVSAAAGTVCVLLVVLVLVSTYFFVRKKRGRSPSTARSQTPFPDTTRTQSQPSDDKDPDVLYADLQHSARLQQPKQSAPEEHSEYAAIKVTPAIAT
- the LOC144273583 gene encoding signal-regulatory protein beta-1-like isoform X1, producing MAFCMSAWLQLLSLLLGVSSMDKSGAGGAEEFRLLQPQDAVSVSAGETLTLTCSVTGVAPAGGVKWFKDSGGGRQLVYADTGSSPRVTRAANGSDTDFTIRISDTRPADAGTYRCVKFKKGSGADGEIRSGAGTAVTVSGFIFPDRHQVAVSAAAGTVCVLLVVLVLVSTYFFVRKKRGRSPSTARSQTPFPDTTRTQSQPSDDKDPDVLYADLQHSARLQQPKQSAPEEHSEYAAIKVTPAIAT